The DNA sequence TCCGGGACCGGCACCACGCCGCATTTTTCACAATGCACCACCGGAATGGGACAGCCCCAGTAACGCTGGCGGGAGACGCCCCAGTCGCGCAGGCGGTAGTTCACCGTACCGGCGCCCAGCTCCATGCTTTCGATCCGTTCGATTGCGGTGCGTTTGGCGTCCTCAATGCCGAGACCATCGAGGAACTCGGAATTAAAGATCGAGCCGGGGCCAGTATAGGCCTCTTCTTCGACCGTATAACTTGCCCGGTCGGCGCCAGGCGGCAGCACGACAGGTGTGACGTCCAGACCGAATTTCCGGGCAAACTCGATGTCCCGCTGGTCATGTGCCGGACAGCCGAAAATTGCGCCGGTGCCGTAGCCCATCAGCACGAAGTTCGCGACCCAGACCGGCAGGGTTTTTCCGTCGACAAACGGGTGCTTCACCGTCAGGCCGGTATCGAAGCCCAGCTTCTCGGCCTTCTCAATGGCCTCCTCGCTGGTGCCCACTTGCGCGCACTTCCCGCGGAAGGCTTTCAGCTCTTCCGATTGCTCGGCCAGCTGGATCGTCAGCGGATGATCTGGTGACAGCGCAATGAAGCTTGCGCCGAACAGCGTGTCCGGCCGTGTGGTGAAAATGTCGATGCCGGTGTCGAAATTGGCGGGCGCATCGCCATCCCACTCGAACTGCATCTGCAGGCCTTCCGACCGGCCGATCCAGTTCGCCTGCATGGTGCGCACCTTTTCAGGCCAGCGCTCCAGCTTCTGGACTTCTTCCAGCAGGTCCTCGGCATAATGCGTTATGTTGAAGAACCATTGTGTCAGCTCGCGCTGTTCAACCAGCGCGCCCGAACGCCAGCCGCGCCCGTCGATCACCTGTTCGTTTGCCAGAACAGTATTGTCGACCGGGTCCCAGTTCACCTTGGAGGCTTTCCGGTAGACCAGCCCCTTGTCCAGCATCTTCAGGAACAGGGCTTGCTGCGCGCCATAATATTCCGGGTCGCAGGTGGCAAACTCCCGGCTCCAGTCCAGCGACAGGCCGAGTTTTGCAAACTGCGCCTTCATCGCGGCGATGTTTTCGTAGGTCCATTTGCCGGGGTGGACGTTTTTCTCCATCGCGGCGTTTTCTGCCGGCATGCCGAAAGCGTCCCAGCCCATGGGATGCAGCACATTATAACCCTTGGCGCGGCGGTGACGGGCAACGACATCGCCCATGGCGTAGTTGCGCACATGGCCCATATGCAGGCGCCCGGACGGATACGGGAACATCTCCAGCACGAAGGCTTTCGGGGCGTCGCCAGCGTCCTTCGGCGATTTCGCCCTGAACAGGTCCGCCCTGGCCCATGCTTCACGCCATTTCTCTTCCGCAGTTTGCGGATCGTACCGGGTGGCCATTGGCCTCTCCCTTGATTGTCGTCTGATCTGACCGGCTTTTAGCCGAGTTGCGAATTCTTGAGGGTCCGCGCGCGGTCAAGGATCGCATTTTCAAGCTGGACCGCGGTTTCCGGATCAACCGGTGCATCGACCCAGGTGCCATCCTGATTCACCTGACGGAACACTGCCACTTTCACACCGTCGGCGCGTAGTCGCGTGCCGAGGATATAGACGGTGGCCTTGACGCGTTCATTCTCGGAGCCCGGAAAGCTTTTCCAGTCATACACGATCAGACCGCCGATCGGATCGGTGCTTTTCACCGGCATCTCGGTGAACGTGTCGAGCGAGGCGCGCCACAAAAAGGGGTTCACTGTTCCGACATTCTTCGCAGCGACCTGGGCGTCTGCGCTGAGCCGCTTTCCACCACCTTGGCAACCGGTCAGTGCAAACAGGGCAGCGGCTGCCGCGGAGAAGACATATTTGTTCATGAGGTAAGTTCCCGAGCGCAATACCTTGTAGACCGGCGTTGTATAACAACACGAGTCTGCGCTCGCCAGTGCTCATGTGTGCAGCATACCGAAGGAGAAAAGCATGAAACGTCCGATCCTTCTGGCCTTTGCCTCGGTCATGGGCTGCCTGCCTGCTCTGGCGCAGGAAGAATGGTCCGTTTGGGAAACGGACTGGAAGGCCGATGCGGGGCTCGTGCTGTCGCCCGGCGCGGAGGCGCCCGCACTGTACCGGCTGGGTGTCGGCGTCGATACCAATCGCGTGCTGGACAATGGCCTTGTGCTCGGGCTGGCGCTGGGAATGGATGCGCAGCAGGACCAGTCATCGCGCGCGGGATTTTCCGGCATTGTCGCCGCGCCAATGCCTGGTACGCCCGCCATCGCAGGGGCTTTCAGCGGGCTTGGCCGGTCGCCAGGCATGGAAGACGATGGCGCGCGCAGTGTTTTACAGACAGCCTATCTCTATGCTGAGGGCGGATATGGCGAAGTCCGCCTCGGGCGCGACGAGGGGGTTGCGAAACGTTTCTCTCAAGGCGCGCCTTCCCTGTTTTCGGCGGTATCGCTGCATGCGCCCCGACTGGACCCGGATGGCGGGGCGATTGTGCGCACAGACCATGACCTGACCGGACCGGCCGCGAAAGTGTCCTACACCACGCCGAGAATTGTCGGCTTCAAGGGCGGACTTTCGTATACGCCCGTAGCAGATGTGCGTGGTCTGGACCGGGATCCGGCGCGAATCCTGCCCGGCACGGCGGCGTATTCGATCTCCGATGCCGGGGAAGCCAGCATCAATTTCAATCACCGTTTCAGGGAAAGTGGCGTGCGCGTGCGTGCCTCAACAGCGTGGAGCCGCGCGGACGTAGATGCGTCTCCGGTTTCTCCGGTCACGTATGGAACAGTGGAAACCCTGTCGTTTGGTGCGAATGCGGCGTGGAAGAATACGGTGATCGGCGCCAGCTGGCAGGGCAGCGACAATGGTCTGACCGGGCGCCCCGGGGACTATTCGGCCTGGACTGCGGGGATCACGCATTCAGCCCTTGGTTTCGACTGGGGCGTCGAATATGGCCGCGCCACCGACGATGCTGCCGGCGTAAAAGGCGAATCCTGGCGCGCCGGACTCGCCCGGCCTGTGACAGAGGCTGCCCGAATTGCGTTCGGATACCGTCACGATCAGCTGGATTTCATGGCAAAGGCGCCTTCTCACCCCCTGGGTGGGGAAGGAATTGTGATAGAAATCACACTATCGCATTAGTTTATCAGGACTGTCCGATAATTAATCTTCTGTTTAGGTGATCGGACCCCTAATATACGTTGAGGAAAACGGTACAGATTATGCGGCTCGGGCTTCTGCTCACTTGTGTGTTCTCAGCGACGGTTCTGGCGATGCCAGCGGCCGCGCAAGAGGATTCGCGCGTGCCGACCGTCACCGTTGATACACCGCAGCTTTCCGAAACCCAGTCTGGCAAGATCGACTGGTATCGCCAGTTTGCCATTTCAAAGCCGGTCGATGCCCGCCCTGTCTGGCAGGCAGAGCCGTCGGAAGATGTCTCCATGCAGTTCTCCGGCAGTGATCGCTGGGAATTCCGGATCGACAGGTTGTCACGGCCATCTGCCAGCCTTTCCCCGCTTCCGCGCCAGGAAATGCAGGCCGGAGCGACCTTCAAGATCACGCCGCGTTTCTCGGTTGGCGGTGAAGTCAGCGTCGGTGCCGACGATCTGAACGCCGTTTCGACATGGGAAGAACGCGACATGGAAACCGGTGTTCGTCTGAAGTCCGCCTTCAAGTTCTAAGGCCGGGACTGCGGACCGAATACGGTCTCTATTCCTTCGATTGCTGCCATACCTGCAACAGGGGCGACCTGACTGGCCGTGTCTGCATTGATGCCGCCGAGCGCATAGACCGGCAGGGCAGATGCGTACACCAGTTTGCGGATCTTCAACTGCCCGAGCGGCGCGCGCGCGCTGGGACTGGCGGACGGGAAAGCGGTAGACAACAGGGCGGCGTCGAACCCCGCATCCTGTAGCAGTCTCAACTGTTCCGGCGTGTGGGCGCTGGCGGTCATCATTGAAAAACGGCTGCGCCACTTTCTGGCTTCGCCGCGCGCGGAAAATGGCCAGTGCACGCCATCTGCCCCAACCTGCATGGCGAGCCCGGGATCGTTTGCGATCAGGAGCGTCACATGACGGTGGCGGCAGACTTTCGCCAGATCAGCGGCGACTTGTGCGTGCCCCGGCTGACCATAATGCCTGTAAACCAGACCATACCATGACGATAACCGACTAGCGGTGACCACCGGATCGGGCGTTCGCGCCGGATCGGTCAGGTACAGAACCGGCGGCAAGCCGGACGGCAGATGCCGGCCCGCGGCACGTGCGGCGGTGCGGAGCTTGCGTTCCGCGCGGTTTCGGTCTTCCTGCATCATCGTGATGACTGATACCGACACACTCTCCATTGCCAAGCGCCGCGAGGCGGTGCTGGCCGAACTTTCCGACGCTGCCACCCCGGCGCCCCAGCTGGTGGCGGTGACAAAAACACAGCCTGAACAGGCGATCGACGAGATTCTCGCCACGGGCCACCGCGTGTTTGGCGAGAACCGCGTGCAGGAGGCCGAAGCCCGCTGGAGCGGCCACCGGTCTGCCTATCCGGATCTCGAATTGCACCTGATCGGCCCGTTGCAGACCAACAAGGCCGAAATCGCGGTGCGCCTGTTTGACGTGATCGAGACGCTGGACCGTCCGAAACTGGCCGATGCGCTGGCTAAGGCGATGGACAAAGTAGGCCGCGCCCTGCCCGTCCTAATCCAGGTGAATACTGGTGAAGAGCCGCAGAAGGCGGGAGTCATTCCGTCTGAACTGCAGCAATTGCTACAGTACGCACGTGAAAAGGGCCTCGATGTTCAGGGCCTGATGTGCATCCCGCCGGTGGACGAGCCGGCCGGACCGCACTTCGCCCTGCTCGCCAGACTGGCAAAGGCGGCGGGCCTTTCCGTGCTGTCGATGGGGATGAGTTCCGACTATGCGACTGCCGCCAAATTCGGCTCGACACATGTCCGGGTCGGGTCTGCGCTGTTTGGCCCGCGGGATTATCCCTGATCCTGAAGCCGGATTTCGATCTCCGATCCCCGTGCCGACAGGCGCAGGATTTCCAGCATGTCCTCCAGTGTCACGGCGACACAGCCCGCTGTCGGGCCCCAGTCGGGCCGGGCGAGGTGCAGGAAGATGGCGCTGCCAAGCGGCGGAACAGGCGGATCGTCATTGTATCCCAGCTCCACGATGACATCGTAGACATGGTCTTCCAGCCAGAGATTCTCGTGGCTGGCCGAATAGGGCAGCTTGACCCAGCGATTGTAGAGCGGGTCTTCCGGCGCATCGCACCAGCCGTCTTCCGGGGTCAGCGGCACCAGCGGCAGCAGGGTTTTCGGGGCATCCAGCCGGTCAGGCCTGTAGAAGACACGGCGCATGGGCCAGGTGCCGGCGGGGGAAAAGCCATCGCCTTCCCGCTTGTCTTCCCCGGCAATGATACCGCTTCGCCCGACCGAACACCGCGTTTCCCGGCCCGCCAGCAGGAAGCGTCCATCTCCATAGGCAACAAAATCCGCGCTCACGGCACCCTCCCGCTCTTGTGATCGTTCGTGCGTTACATTCATATGGCATCGTGAAGCGATGTGGATAGAAGCAGCACTCACTTGAAACAGGAGAGTCGCATGGCTGCCAAGAAAACGGTCCTTCTGGTGGACGATGATGAAGACCTGCGCGAAGCATTGGCAGAACAGTTCGAGCTGCACGACAGTTTCGAAACGATTCAGGCCGCCAATGCGAATGAGGGCATCGATGCCGCCACGAGCCAGCGCATAGATCTGATCCTGCTGGATGTGGACATGCCTGACATGGATGGCCGCGAGGCCTGCAAGATCATGCGGCAGAAGGGGGTGCGTGCCCCGGTGATCATGCTGACCGGACAGGATGGCGATGCCGACACGATCCTCGGCCTTGAATCGGGCGCCAATGACTATGTCACCAAGCCGTTCAAATTCTCTGTTCTGCTGGCCCGGGTCCGGGCGCATCTGCGCAGTTTCGAACAGTCCGAGGACGCCACATTCAAGGTCGGCCCTTACGAGTTCCGCCCGGCGATGAAGCTGCTGGTCACCGATGAAGACCGGAAGATCCGCCTGACGGAGAAGGAAACCAATATC is a window from the uncultured Hyphomonas sp. genome containing:
- a CDS encoding response regulator transcription factor, whose product is MAAKKTVLLVDDDEDLREALAEQFELHDSFETIQAANANEGIDAATSQRIDLILLDVDMPDMDGREACKIMRQKGVRAPVIMLTGQDGDADTILGLESGANDYVTKPFKFSVLLARVRAHLRSFEQSEDATFKVGPYEFRPAMKLLVTDEDRKIRLTEKETNILKYLYRAGGKPVARDELLAEVWGYNAAVTTHTLETHIYRLRQKVEPDPAHARLLLTDAGGYRLQP
- a CDS encoding thiamine phosphate synthase; the protein is MSVSVITMMQEDRNRAERKLRTAARAAGRHLPSGLPPVLYLTDPARTPDPVVTASRLSSWYGLVYRHYGQPGHAQVAADLAKVCRHRHVTLLIANDPGLAMQVGADGVHWPFSARGEARKWRSRFSMMTASAHTPEQLRLLQDAGFDAALLSTAFPSASPSARAPLGQLKIRKLVYASALPVYALGGINADTASQVAPVAGMAAIEGIETVFGPQSRP
- the leuS gene encoding leucine--tRNA ligase translates to MATRYDPQTAEEKWREAWARADLFRAKSPKDAGDAPKAFVLEMFPYPSGRLHMGHVRNYAMGDVVARHRRAKGYNVLHPMGWDAFGMPAENAAMEKNVHPGKWTYENIAAMKAQFAKLGLSLDWSREFATCDPEYYGAQQALFLKMLDKGLVYRKASKVNWDPVDNTVLANEQVIDGRGWRSGALVEQRELTQWFFNITHYAEDLLEEVQKLERWPEKVRTMQANWIGRSEGLQMQFEWDGDAPANFDTGIDIFTTRPDTLFGASFIALSPDHPLTIQLAEQSEELKAFRGKCAQVGTSEEAIEKAEKLGFDTGLTVKHPFVDGKTLPVWVANFVLMGYGTGAIFGCPAHDQRDIEFARKFGLDVTPVVLPPGADRASYTVEEEAYTGPGSIFNSEFLDGLGIEDAKRTAIERIESMELGAGTVNYRLRDWGVSRQRYWGCPIPVVHCEKCGVVPVPESDLPVRLPDDVTFDQPGNPLDRHATWKHVDCPKCGKPARRETDTLDTFVDSSWYYARFASADDLEERAYWLPVDQYVGGIEHAVLHLLYSRFFSRAMRDIGELDLPSGEPFAGLFTQGMVTHETYKSNSGQWLQPSEVEQEGDTWIEKATGGLVTPGPIEKMSKSKKNTVDPDAIIAEFGADVARWFVLSDSPPERDVEWTQAGVEGAGRFAQRLWSLFDALGELDKASPAEDAVSLTVRKASHKAVAAIDKAIEEFRFNSAVASIHEWVSVLKKAESSGEAVGARFEGASMLARCLTPFMPHLAEACWERIGGDGFVSAAPWPIADKALTEDDAVTMAVQVNGKRRGEITVPKGESNEAVEAIAHALPEVVSFIEGKTVKKTIVVPGRIVNIVAV
- a CDS encoding L,D-transpeptidase family protein — its product is MSADFVAYGDGRFLLAGRETRCSVGRSGIIAGEDKREGDGFSPAGTWPMRRVFYRPDRLDAPKTLLPLVPLTPEDGWCDAPEDPLYNRWVKLPYSASHENLWLEDHVYDVIVELGYNDDPPVPPLGSAIFLHLARPDWGPTAGCVAVTLEDMLEILRLSARGSEIEIRLQDQG
- a CDS encoding porin, whose amino-acid sequence is MKRPILLAFASVMGCLPALAQEEWSVWETDWKADAGLVLSPGAEAPALYRLGVGVDTNRVLDNGLVLGLALGMDAQQDQSSRAGFSGIVAAPMPGTPAIAGAFSGLGRSPGMEDDGARSVLQTAYLYAEGGYGEVRLGRDEGVAKRFSQGAPSLFSAVSLHAPRLDPDGGAIVRTDHDLTGPAAKVSYTTPRIVGFKGGLSYTPVADVRGLDRDPARILPGTAAYSISDAGEASINFNHRFRESGVRVRASTAWSRADVDASPVSPVTYGTVETLSFGANAAWKNTVIGASWQGSDNGLTGRPGDYSAWTAGITHSALGFDWGVEYGRATDDAAGVKGESWRAGLARPVTEAARIAFGYRHDQLDFMAKAPSHPLGGEGIVIEITLSH
- a CDS encoding DUF3576 domain-containing protein, producing MNKYVFSAAAAALFALTGCQGGGKRLSADAQVAAKNVGTVNPFLWRASLDTFTEMPVKSTDPIGGLIVYDWKSFPGSENERVKATVYILGTRLRADGVKVAVFRQVNQDGTWVDAPVDPETAVQLENAILDRARTLKNSQLG
- a CDS encoding NtrZ family periplasmic regulatory protein — its product is MPTVTVDTPQLSETQSGKIDWYRQFAISKPVDARPVWQAEPSEDVSMQFSGSDRWEFRIDRLSRPSASLSPLPRQEMQAGATFKITPRFSVGGEVSVGADDLNAVSTWEERDMETGVRLKSAFKF
- a CDS encoding YggS family pyridoxal phosphate-dependent enzyme; its protein translation is MTDTDTLSIAKRREAVLAELSDAATPAPQLVAVTKTQPEQAIDEILATGHRVFGENRVQEAEARWSGHRSAYPDLELHLIGPLQTNKAEIAVRLFDVIETLDRPKLADALAKAMDKVGRALPVLIQVNTGEEPQKAGVIPSELQQLLQYAREKGLDVQGLMCIPPVDEPAGPHFALLARLAKAAGLSVLSMGMSSDYATAAKFGSTHVRVGSALFGPRDYP